The Hevea brasiliensis isolate MT/VB/25A 57/8 chromosome 1, ASM3005281v1, whole genome shotgun sequence genome has a window encoding:
- the LOC110667114 gene encoding cysteine proteinase inhibitor 12, with product MKRYTSPILSSFSSLLFLLSLISLSHSFVIGAASAFCRDEMTTLGGVRDSQVAPNSVEIDALARFAVEEHNKKENAVLEFARVVKAKEQVVTGTLHHLTIEAIEAGKKKLYEAKVWVKPWLNFKELQEFKHAGDVDGGSGAPSFTSSDLGVKKDGHGPGWKEVPAHDPAVQDAASHAVKTIQQRSNSLFPYELKEIVHAKAEVVDDHAKFDIILKVKRGTSEEKYKVEVHKNNEGTFLLNQMQPHA from the exons ATGAAACGCTACACCTCTCCAATATTATCATcattctcttctcttctctttctcctttctttaatttctctctctCATTCTTTCGTAATCGGAGCCGCCTCTGCTTTTTGCCGTGACGAAATGACCACTCTCGGAGGAGTTCGCGATTCCCAAGTCGCCCCCAACTCCGTCGAGATCGACGCCCTCGCCCGCTTCGCTGTCGAAGAGCACAACAAGAAAGAG AATGCGGTGCTGGAGTTTGCTAGGGTCGTGAAGGCGAAAGAACAAGTGGTGACTGGGACTCTTCATCACCTTACTATTGAAGCGATTGAGGCCGGGAAGAAGAAGCTTTATGAAGCTAAGGTCTGGGTGAAGCCTTGGCTTAATTTTAAAGAATTGCAGGAGTTCAAACACGCCGGTGATGTTGACGGTGGTTCAGGTGCTCCCTCCTTTACCTCCTCAGATCTCGGTGTGAAGAAAG ACGGGCATGGTCCTGGATGGAAAGAAGTACCAGCACATGATCCTGCAGTGCAAGATGCAGCCAGTCATGCTGTGAAGACCATTCAGCAGAGGTCCAACTCATTGTTTCCTTATGAACTTAAAGAGATTGTTCATGCTAAAGCTGAG GTAGTAGATGATCATGCAAAATTTGATATCATTCTCAAGGTCAAGAGGGGAACCAGTGAAGAGAAGTACAAGGTTGAGGTGCACAAGAACAATGAAGGAACCTTCCTTCTCAATCAGATGCAGCCACACGCCTAA